A window of the Thalassoglobus sp. JC818 genome harbors these coding sequences:
- a CDS encoding PA2169 family four-helix-bundle protein, protein MAVETKWDLNDKTVEKLQTLIRYNLDSYDGFRECAEEVNDRRLAQLFRELAEERMQNAEVLQTHVEWNGEDAREEGGMAAAVHRAWINIRSNVNSDNAYAVLAEAERGEDYIKDAYEDVLKETSGSAMSDVLHQQYRGVKAGHDRIRDLRDSCKEE, encoded by the coding sequence ATGGCTGTTGAAACTAAATGGGATCTCAACGACAAGACTGTCGAAAAACTACAGACCCTGATCCGATACAATCTGGACTCTTACGATGGATTCCGAGAATGCGCGGAAGAGGTCAACGATCGTCGCCTGGCGCAGCTGTTTCGTGAGCTGGCAGAAGAACGCATGCAGAATGCAGAGGTGCTGCAGACCCATGTGGAATGGAATGGCGAAGACGCTCGTGAAGAAGGTGGAATGGCTGCTGCGGTTCACCGGGCCTGGATCAACATCCGCTCGAATGTGAACAGCGACAACGCCTACGCAGTCCTCGCTGAAGCTGAACGCGGCGAAGACTACATCAAGGACGCCTATGAAGACGTTCTAAAAGAAACCTCCGGAAGCGCAATGAGTGATGTGCTACATCAGCAGTATCGCGGAGTCAAAGCAGGCCACGATCGAATTCGTGACCTCCGGGATTCCTGTAAAGAAGAGTAA
- a CDS encoding RNA polymerase sigma factor encodes MQSDEVKNLVEQIYQRESRRVFATLMRVVRDFDIAEEAMHEAFAAAVEQWANEGVPENPRAWLVTVGRFKAVDRIRRESRLRQSSDVLVDRMNRIVGENSDRESHEIEDDRLRLIFTCCHPAIDPLIQVPLTLREVCGLTTEEIAAAFLISPSTMAQRIVRGKAKVRDAGIPYAIPSVDDLPERLEAVQSVIYLVFNEGYSASAGDSVLRPDLSSEAIRLARLVLELLPDPEVEGLLALMLLHESRRSTRVTEAGDIVLLEDQDRTQWDRELIVEGTERVSRSLSSGNFGIYTIQAAISAVHANAGTPEETDWAEIVALYDLLTQATSSAIVKLNRAVAISMRDGPDEGLLIIDDLLRQGLLHEYHLIHAAKGEFLRRKGDLTAARSSLETALAMARQEPERRLLMKKLEDLAAEY; translated from the coding sequence TTGCAATCGGATGAAGTCAAAAACCTGGTCGAGCAAATCTATCAGCGAGAGTCTCGCCGGGTTTTTGCGACGTTAATGCGAGTCGTCCGCGACTTTGACATCGCCGAAGAGGCCATGCACGAAGCTTTCGCAGCTGCCGTTGAGCAATGGGCGAATGAAGGAGTTCCGGAAAATCCACGAGCCTGGTTAGTGACAGTCGGACGATTTAAAGCTGTTGATCGAATCAGACGAGAATCCCGGCTACGTCAATCGAGTGACGTTCTCGTTGATCGGATGAATCGAATCGTCGGTGAAAACTCCGATCGAGAGAGTCACGAGATCGAAGACGATCGCCTTCGCCTGATTTTTACATGTTGTCACCCGGCGATTGATCCATTGATTCAAGTCCCTCTGACATTGCGAGAAGTCTGCGGACTCACAACCGAAGAAATCGCGGCGGCGTTCTTGATCTCTCCATCAACGATGGCGCAGCGTATCGTAAGAGGAAAAGCCAAAGTTCGGGACGCTGGAATCCCTTATGCCATCCCGTCGGTGGATGACCTGCCGGAGCGATTGGAAGCCGTCCAGTCTGTGATCTATCTCGTCTTCAATGAAGGATACTCAGCTTCTGCCGGCGATTCCGTTCTTCGTCCGGATCTTTCGAGTGAGGCCATTCGACTGGCGAGGCTCGTTCTGGAACTGTTGCCGGATCCTGAAGTCGAAGGGCTGTTGGCTCTCATGCTTTTGCACGAATCACGTCGGTCGACACGAGTCACTGAGGCTGGCGATATTGTTTTACTGGAAGACCAGGATCGAACTCAGTGGGATCGAGAGTTGATCGTCGAAGGGACGGAACGGGTCAGTCGCAGCTTGTCGTCTGGAAATTTCGGGATCTATACAATCCAAGCTGCAATTTCCGCTGTTCACGCGAATGCTGGGACGCCCGAAGAAACGGATTGGGCAGAGATCGTTGCCCTTTACGATTTGCTGACCCAAGCGACGTCATCGGCGATTGTGAAACTGAATCGAGCTGTCGCGATCTCGATGAGAGACGGCCCGGATGAAGGGTTACTCATCATAGACGATCTGCTTCGTCAAGGTTTGCTGCATGAGTACCATTTGATCCATGCTGCGAAAGGAGAATTTCTCCGGCGGAAAGGAGATCTCACAGCAGCACGAAGTTCTCTTGAGACTGCTCTGGCGATGGCGCGTCAGGAACCTGAGCGGCGTCTTCTAATGAAGAAATTGGAAGACCTCGCTGCAGAATATTAG
- a CDS encoding YciI family protein — MKFVCFGCIDESKLEAFSESEMQKMIDDCVSYDAELRRGGHYLAGEALKSPKEAVTLRPKNGTVDVVDGPFAESKEMIGGLLFLEARDLNHAIALMSKHPGVKHGPFEIRPIDEEFNAIIESKVLAITGSD; from the coding sequence ATGAAATTTGTCTGTTTCGGGTGCATTGATGAATCGAAGCTCGAGGCATTTTCTGAGAGTGAAATGCAGAAGATGATCGACGACTGCGTTTCCTACGATGCGGAGCTGCGTCGCGGTGGTCATTACCTCGCAGGAGAAGCACTGAAGTCGCCGAAAGAAGCTGTGACTCTGCGACCGAAAAATGGAACGGTCGACGTAGTTGACGGACCGTTTGCTGAATCGAAAGAGATGATCGGGGGACTCCTGTTTCTCGAGGCGCGTGACTTGAACCATGCGATTGCTCTCATGTCGAAACATCCGGGTGTGAAGCATGGGCCCTTCGAAATTCGCCCAATCGATGAAGAGTTCAATGCGATCATTGAATCCAAAGTTCTAGCAATCACCGGTTCAGATTGA
- a CDS encoding DinB family protein, with product MDGLESLRLSLNMSFEWIIQLAEDLADAPLAVPTSRGGNHAHWTMGHLVFSQAGLTSMISGRPNTWETWKSLFAGGTRPHPEGDGYPTYTEVLTAYRTVHVETLQLLETIGVSGLDDAPKAVWESLRDQPDFQSNGRLFVFIAMHDMAHFGQLADVRRSLGRKPFA from the coding sequence ATGGATGGTTTGGAATCGTTAAGACTGTCATTGAACATGAGTTTCGAATGGATCATTCAACTCGCAGAAGATCTGGCAGATGCTCCGCTTGCCGTCCCGACCAGTCGAGGTGGGAATCACGCGCACTGGACGATGGGGCATCTTGTTTTCTCGCAAGCTGGTCTGACGTCAATGATCAGTGGGCGACCAAACACCTGGGAGACGTGGAAGAGTCTGTTTGCTGGTGGAACACGGCCTCATCCTGAGGGGGATGGATATCCCACATATACCGAAGTTCTGACGGCCTATCGAACAGTCCATGTTGAAACTCTTCAGCTGTTGGAAACGATCGGCGTTTCCGGGCTGGATGATGCTCCGAAAGCGGTTTGGGAATCGCTTCGCGATCAGCCGGACTTTCAGTCGAATGGTCGACTGTTTGTCTTTATCGCCATGCACGACATGGCTCATTTTGGTCAGTTGGCAGACGTTCGTCGTTCTTTAGGGCGAAAACCGTTTGCATGA
- a CDS encoding VOC family protein has protein sequence MKTVDVRSYLFFGGRCEEALNFYQAAIGAKPGMVLRFSESPDPAPEGMIPPGFENKIMHAEMQVGDVSIMMSDGCDTAEKFQGFRLTLTVPTQEEAEKLYAALADGGVEDMPLTPTFWSPCYGQVTDKFGLGWMVMVPGEE, from the coding sequence ATGAAGACTGTAGACGTGCGTTCATATCTGTTCTTCGGCGGACGATGCGAAGAGGCTTTGAATTTCTATCAGGCTGCGATTGGGGCAAAGCCGGGTATGGTTCTCCGTTTCAGTGAGAGTCCAGATCCCGCTCCTGAAGGGATGATTCCTCCGGGGTTCGAAAACAAGATCATGCATGCAGAGATGCAGGTCGGTGACGTTTCAATCATGATGTCGGATGGATGCGACACGGCCGAGAAATTTCAAGGCTTCCGATTGACGTTGACCGTCCCGACTCAAGAAGAAGCCGAGAAACTCTATGCTGCACTGGCAGACGGAGGCGTTGAAGATATGCCGCTGACACCGACATTCTGGTCACCCTGCTATGGGCAAGTCACCGACAAATTCGGGTTGGGCTGGATGGTCATGGTTCCAGGCGAAGAGTAG
- a CDS encoding YciI family protein, translating into MKYMLLIYGDEACWTEDERTDCMLKSMEICDELAAEGKLIDSSPLYSVKAATSVRLRSGQRQITDGPFAETTEQLGGYYLIDVEHLDEAIAIASRLPPAAKGTVEIRPLFPLPERTGV; encoded by the coding sequence ATGAAGTATATGTTGCTCATTTACGGTGACGAAGCATGCTGGACCGAAGACGAACGGACCGACTGCATGTTGAAGTCGATGGAGATCTGCGACGAATTGGCGGCGGAGGGGAAGTTGATTGACTCCTCTCCGTTGTATTCAGTCAAAGCAGCAACCAGTGTCCGGCTCCGAAGTGGCCAACGGCAAATTACTGATGGGCCATTTGCGGAGACTACGGAGCAATTGGGGGGATACTATCTCATCGATGTTGAGCATCTCGACGAAGCGATCGCGATCGCCAGTCGACTGCCACCTGCGGCGAAAGGAACGGTTGAGATTCGACCGCTGTTTCCTCTCCCGGAACGCACAGGTGTATAA
- a CDS encoding VOC family protein: protein MQFEQKITPFLSFESEAEEAANFYVSVFPDSEILRVLKNPMNGSVMTVEFRLADLTFVALNVGQKWEYTNSISLAIRCDSQDEIDHYWEKFLDGGKEMACGWLTDRYGVAWQVVPAPMGEYLGDPDTERATRVMNVMMTMIKLDFAALKSAYESDAE from the coding sequence ATGCAGTTTGAACAAAAGATTACTCCATTTCTCTCCTTCGAAAGCGAAGCTGAAGAAGCAGCGAACTTCTACGTTTCGGTCTTTCCGGATTCGGAGATCCTCCGAGTGCTCAAGAATCCGATGAACGGTTCCGTAATGACGGTTGAGTTTCGATTGGCGGACCTCACTTTCGTTGCTTTGAATGTCGGGCAGAAGTGGGAGTACACGAATTCGATCTCATTGGCGATTCGCTGTGATTCGCAGGATGAGATTGATCACTACTGGGAAAAGTTCCTGGACGGTGGGAAAGAAATGGCTTGCGGGTGGCTCACGGATCGTTATGGCGTGGCCTGGCAAGTCGTCCCCGCTCCCATGGGTGAATACCTCGGAGATCCCGATACGGAGCGGGCCACACGAGTCATGAATGTAATGATGACAATGATTAAGTTGGACTTTGCGGCTTTGAAGAGTGCGTACGAAAGCGATGCTGAGTGA
- a CDS encoding YciI family protein — MKVMVIVKATQKSEAGVMPTTQELTEMGQFNQELVDAGVMLAGEGLHPTSKGVRISFNGENRVITDGPFAETKELIAGFWMWEVDSMEAAIEWARKSPFQEGELELRRVFEADDFGEEFTPELREQEEKLVEELARRQESSE, encoded by the coding sequence ATGAAAGTCATGGTGATCGTGAAAGCCACACAGAAGTCGGAAGCTGGCGTGATGCCGACTACGCAGGAACTCACGGAGATGGGACAATTCAATCAGGAACTGGTGGATGCCGGCGTGATGTTGGCCGGAGAAGGTTTACATCCAACGTCCAAGGGAGTTCGCATCTCATTCAATGGAGAGAACCGAGTGATCACCGATGGTCCTTTCGCTGAGACGAAAGAACTCATCGCGGGATTCTGGATGTGGGAAGTCGACTCCATGGAAGCAGCGATTGAGTGGGCGCGAAAGAGTCCGTTTCAAGAAGGGGAGTTGGAACTTCGACGCGTCTTTGAAGCTGATGACTTCGGCGAGGAATTCACACCTGAACTTCGTGAGCAAGAAGAGAAGTTGGTCGAAGAACTGGCCCGTCGGCAGGAGTCGTCTGAGTAG
- a CDS encoding DUF1579 domain-containing protein, which translates to MFTKSFSLIFSMLMCVVAVGQETPDFPTPGPEHEWLEKFVGNWALTSKAKMGPDQPDLECSGKMECQMLGGFWLINKMNNEMLGSTMKGVQTIGYDPAKKKYVGTWVDSVTSTFWVYEGTVNEAGNKITLEADGPNMMIPGETSTFRDSYEFLSPDHVVVTSSMKGDNGEWITFMSGDAKRIADKE; encoded by the coding sequence ATGTTTACGAAATCGTTTTCCCTGATTTTTTCGATGCTGATGTGTGTCGTGGCTGTCGGGCAAGAGACTCCCGACTTTCCGACTCCTGGGCCGGAACACGAATGGCTCGAGAAGTTCGTAGGGAACTGGGCACTCACTTCGAAAGCCAAAATGGGGCCCGACCAACCCGATTTGGAGTGCAGCGGAAAAATGGAGTGTCAGATGCTCGGCGGATTCTGGCTCATCAACAAGATGAACAATGAAATGCTGGGTTCAACGATGAAAGGTGTTCAGACCATCGGATACGATCCGGCCAAGAAGAAATATGTCGGGACGTGGGTTGATTCGGTCACCAGCACTTTCTGGGTGTATGAAGGCACGGTCAATGAAGCTGGGAATAAGATCACTCTCGAAGCAGATGGCCCCAACATGATGATTCCCGGAGAGACTTCGACGTTTCGAGACTCCTATGAGTTTCTCTCTCCCGATCATGTTGTCGTCACTTCGTCCATGAAGGGGGACAACGGGGAATGGATTACGTTCATGAGTGGCGACGCAAAACGCATTGCCGACAAGGAATAA
- the tyrS gene encoding tyrosine--tRNA ligase, with product MSFPSVSEQLKVIRRGVEKIVPEEELESKLKKSLETQTPLRVKYGIDPTAADVHLGHTVPLRKMRQFQELGHQAVIIIGNATAMVGDPSGRDEARSKRLSESDVEANAQYYLEQVGKVIDLEKAEVHRNGDWFGKMGLVDILNLCGKVTVAQLLSRDDFAKRMKAEVPIFLHECLYPIMQAWDSVMIRADIELGGTEQLYSFMLARDLQKDQELQQQIGVMSPILVGTDGTRRMGKSLGNYIGISEEPYEMMKKFMQVPDDVMEMYFELLTDIDLAEVKKILAGHPKDAKVRLAQSVIAQYWDEDSGVQAANRWQKEIGEGGLPTDIPEKAISRQQLNEEGCLQAAQLLKELGLVPSTSQANQRIQGGAVYTLVDGEKTAVADRSDWITVTNGMIVRAGKKAWAKVLLED from the coding sequence ATGTCCTTCCCATCCGTTTCCGAACAACTCAAAGTGATTCGACGTGGAGTCGAGAAAATCGTTCCCGAAGAGGAACTGGAATCGAAGTTGAAGAAAAGCCTTGAAACGCAAACTCCACTACGCGTGAAGTACGGAATTGATCCCACAGCAGCGGATGTTCACCTCGGACATACGGTTCCGCTCCGAAAGATGCGCCAGTTTCAGGAACTCGGCCATCAAGCAGTGATCATCATCGGAAATGCAACAGCGATGGTGGGTGATCCGAGCGGCCGAGACGAAGCCCGCTCGAAGCGACTTTCTGAATCCGACGTGGAAGCCAATGCTCAATACTATCTGGAGCAGGTCGGAAAGGTGATCGATCTCGAGAAGGCGGAGGTTCACCGGAACGGCGACTGGTTCGGGAAAATGGGACTCGTCGACATTCTCAATCTGTGTGGCAAGGTTACCGTCGCCCAGCTGCTCAGCCGAGATGATTTCGCGAAGAGAATGAAAGCAGAGGTTCCGATTTTCCTGCACGAGTGTCTGTATCCAATCATGCAAGCCTGGGACTCGGTCATGATTCGCGCGGATATCGAACTTGGTGGAACCGAACAACTTTACAGCTTCATGCTTGCTCGTGATTTGCAGAAGGATCAGGAACTTCAACAACAGATTGGAGTCATGTCCCCAATTCTCGTCGGGACTGACGGAACGCGCCGGATGGGCAAGAGCCTCGGGAATTACATCGGGATTTCCGAAGAGCCTTACGAGATGATGAAGAAGTTCATGCAGGTGCCTGATGATGTCATGGAGATGTACTTCGAATTGCTCACAGACATCGACCTCGCCGAAGTGAAAAAAATTCTCGCGGGGCATCCGAAGGACGCGAAGGTTCGACTGGCCCAATCAGTTATCGCTCAGTACTGGGACGAAGATTCTGGAGTTCAAGCAGCGAATCGATGGCAAAAAGAAATTGGTGAAGGAGGTCTGCCAACAGACATTCCGGAGAAGGCAATTTCTCGCCAACAGTTGAATGAAGAGGGTTGCCTTCAAGCTGCCCAGTTGCTGAAAGAATTGGGGCTCGTTCCGTCGACAAGTCAGGCAAACCAGCGAATTCAGGGTGGGGCTGTCTATACACTCGTCGATGGAGAAAAGACTGCCGTCGCCGACCGCAGCGACTGGATCA